GCAGGTACGCGCGCCACACAGCGCCCCAATGTGCAAGCTTATCGCGTTCGCCATCTTCTCGACGCGGCGGCAGGAGGAAATATCGCGCATCCTTTGGGATGACCTTGACGAGCCGCACAGCCGCATCTTGGTTCGCGACATGAAACATCCCGGACAAAAGCGCGGCAATCATACGTGGTGCGAACTGACGCCCGAGGCAATGGCCATCGTTAAATCGATGCCGCGGACCAAACCGGAGATCTTCCCGTACACCGGAGACGCCATGTCCGCAGCCTTCACGCGGGCTTGCCAGTTCCTTGGCATTAACAAGGAAGATACACCAGAGGCGGATCGCCTTGTTTTCCATGACCTGCGGCACGAGGGTATTTCGCGCCTGTTTGAAATGGGCAGGACTATCCCGCTCGCCGCAAGCGTGTCAGGCCACCGCTCTTGGAACTCCCTGAAACGCTACGCGCAGATCAAGGAAGTCGGCGACAAGTTTGCTGGCTGGAAGTGGCTCGATGTCGTGACGAAGTAGGAGACGAGAGGAAAAAATCTGACAAAGCTTGACAGCGGCACGTGTTGCCGCTATATTCCCCTGTTATGCGCATAAACGCTCTGCGCTTATTTTAATTTCACTGTCAACTTTATACAGGGTGTAAACAGATCATGTCAAGCGAAAAATTCAAGACGAATGAAGCAGCCGCATACATCGGCAAGTCGGCATCGTGGCTTAATAAAACCCGCATGACCGGCATCGGGCCAGTCTACATGAAAATCGGCGGCGGCGTGGTCTACGCCAAATCCGATCTTGACGCGTTCCTAGCCGGAGCGCGACGCACCGC
Above is a window of Rhizobium etli 8C-3 DNA encoding:
- a CDS encoding helix-turn-helix domain-containing protein; translation: MSSEKFKTNEAAAYIGKSASWLNKTRMTGIGPVYMKIGGGVVYAKSDLDAFLAGARRTAVYAHANDNKRAATAA